A DNA window from Ralstonia solanacearum K60 contains the following coding sequences:
- a CDS encoding carbohydrate kinase family protein, giving the protein MNLPQLVVFGEALTDFIREADGRWRSVAGGSCWNVARVCARLGVPTGFAGAVSRDAFGDELVALSRQAGLDMRFMQQAVRAPLLAMVLAAHPPQYFFIGENSADLAFDADALPDGWIEAAQIVHFGSLSLARRPLAAHLLETATALHAAGKRIAFDPNYRDAMAGPDYRPTLRRMAELASYIKVSDEDLRGLFPELDEGAALAQLRAWAPAAALLVTRGAAGMTLLTPDGTLSQPALPIPVIDTVGAGDASMGGWLASLLTRPEATPASHLQFCAASAATACARQGAHAPTREEIASMLATVG; this is encoded by the coding sequence ATGAACCTCCCTCAACTGGTCGTATTCGGTGAAGCGCTGACCGACTTTATCCGCGAAGCAGACGGGCGCTGGCGCAGCGTCGCCGGCGGATCGTGCTGGAACGTCGCCCGTGTCTGCGCGCGGCTGGGCGTGCCGACCGGATTCGCCGGCGCCGTCAGCCGCGATGCCTTCGGCGATGAACTGGTGGCGCTGAGCCGGCAGGCCGGCCTCGATATGCGCTTCATGCAGCAGGCCGTACGGGCGCCGCTGCTGGCGATGGTCCTGGCCGCGCATCCGCCGCAGTATTTCTTCATCGGCGAGAACAGCGCGGATCTGGCCTTCGACGCCGATGCGTTGCCGGACGGCTGGATCGAGGCGGCGCAGATTGTCCATTTCGGCTCCTTGAGCCTCGCGCGCCGGCCGCTCGCGGCGCACCTGCTGGAAACCGCGACCGCCCTTCATGCCGCCGGCAAGCGGATCGCCTTCGACCCCAACTACCGGGATGCGATGGCCGGCCCCGATTACCGGCCGACGCTGCGCCGCATGGCCGAACTCGCCAGCTATATCAAGGTATCGGACGAAGACCTGCGCGGCCTGTTTCCCGAACTGGACGAAGGGGCCGCACTGGCCCAACTGCGGGCGTGGGCCCCCGCAGCCGCCCTGCTCGTGACGCGCGGTGCGGCGGGCATGACGCTGCTCACGCCCGATGGCACGCTGTCCCAGCCGGCGCTTCCGATTCCGGTGATCGATACCGTGGGCGCCGGCGATGCATCCATGGGCGGGTGGCTGGCAAGCCTGCTCACGCGCCCGGAGGCGACACCCGCATCGCACCTGCAATTCTGCGCGGCCAGTGCCGCGACGGCCTGCGCCCGCCAGGGCGCCCATGCGCCGACACGGGAGGAGATCGCATCCATGCTGGCCACGGTCGGGTGA